A genome region from Bacteroides stercoris ATCC 43183 includes the following:
- a CDS encoding aminopeptidase P family protein: protein MFAKETYIQRRALLKKNIGSGVLLFLGNDEQGLHYEDNTFRYRQDSTFLYYFGLSFAGLSAIIDIDEDKEIIFGDELTIDHIVWMGTQPTLKEKSGRVGITEVMPSAEIMNYLHKAVRKGQTVHYLPPYRAEHKLKLMEWLGIPPARQEGSVPFIRAIVAQRSYKSAEEVEEIEKACNVTADMHITAMKVLRPGMYEYEVVAEMNRVAESNNCELSFATIATVNGQTLHNHYHGNKVKPGDLFLIDAGAEVESGYAGDMSSTVPADKTFTPRQRAVYEIQNAMHLEAVKALRPGIPYMDVYDLSARVMVEGMKELGLMKGNAEDAVREGAHALFYPHGLGHMMGLDVHDMENLGEIWVGYNGQPKSTQFGRKSQRLAIPLEPGFVHTVEPGIYFIPELIDLWKGEKKFKDFINYDKVEEYRNFGGIRNEEDYLITETGARRLGKKIPLTPEEVEALR, encoded by the coding sequence ATGTTTGCTAAAGAAACGTATATACAGCGTCGGGCCCTGTTGAAGAAAAATATAGGCTCAGGAGTGTTGCTGTTTTTGGGTAATGACGAACAAGGACTGCATTATGAGGACAATACTTTCCGTTATCGTCAGGATTCTACCTTCTTGTATTATTTCGGTTTGTCGTTTGCCGGTTTGTCGGCGATTATCGATATTGATGAGGACAAGGAGATTATATTTGGCGATGAACTTACGATTGACCATATCGTATGGATGGGAACGCAGCCTACCCTGAAAGAGAAAAGCGGGCGTGTGGGCATAACGGAAGTAATGCCTTCTGCCGAAATCATGAACTATCTGCATAAAGCAGTGCGCAAGGGACAGACAGTGCATTACCTGCCTCCCTACAGGGCGGAGCATAAATTGAAACTGATGGAGTGGTTGGGCATTCCGCCTGCACGCCAGGAAGGTTCTGTTCCATTTATCCGTGCAATTGTGGCACAACGCAGTTATAAGTCTGCCGAAGAAGTAGAAGAGATAGAAAAGGCATGTAATGTGACGGCTGATATGCACATTACGGCTATGAAAGTACTTCGTCCGGGTATGTACGAATACGAAGTCGTAGCAGAAATGAACCGGGTGGCCGAATCCAATAATTGCGAGCTTTCTTTTGCAACGATTGCCACTGTCAACGGACAGACTTTGCACAATCATTATCATGGCAATAAGGTGAAGCCGGGAGATTTATTCCTGATTGATGCCGGTGCGGAAGTGGAGTCGGGTTATGCGGGCGATATGTCCTCTACCGTTCCTGCCGATAAAACGTTTACCCCTCGTCAGCGGGCTGTTTATGAAATTCAGAATGCAATGCATCTGGAGGCTGTCAAAGCGCTTCGTCCGGGTATTCCTTATATGGATGTTTACGACCTTTCCGCCCGCGTAATGGTAGAGGGCATGAAAGAACTCGGTTTGATGAAAGGCAATGCCGAAGATGCTGTACGCGAAGGCGCACATGCCTTGTTCTATCCTCATGGATTGGGGCATATGATGGGGCTGGATGTGCATGATATGGAAAACCTCGGCGAGATTTGGGTTGGTTACAACGGTCAGCCTAAGAGTACGCAGTTCGGTCGTAAGAGCCAGCGTCTTGCCATTCCTCTGGAACCGGGTTTTGTACATACCGTTGAGCCGGGCATTTATTTTATCCCCGAACTGATAGACCTTTGGAAAGGAGAGAAGAAGTTTAAAGACTTCATTAATTATGATAAAGTGGAAGAATACCGTAACTTCGGAGGTATCCGCAATGAAGAAGACTATCTGATAACGGAAACCGGCGCACGCCGTTTAGGCAAAAAGATTCCGCTGACACCGGAAGAAGTGGAAGCGTTGAGATAG
- the rpoN gene encoding RNA polymerase factor sigma-54: MAQGSRQIQTQAQQQIQTLSPQQILVVKLLELPAIELEDRVRAELLENPALEEGKDDTSGDEYSNTPDADSNAEDGGDTDYDSLSDYLNEDDIPDYKLQENNHSKGEQAEEIPFSDTTSFYETLKEQLGERNLTEHQRELAEYLIGSLDDDGLLRKSLDSISDELAIYAGIEATTGELEEALRIIQDFDPAGLGARNLQECLLIQIRRKIEQQHFTPNPILYIEEAIISECYEDFTRKHWDKIQQKLGLEEDAFQQAIKEICKLNPRPGASLGEAIGKNLQQIVPDFIVDTYDDGTINLSLNNRNVPELRMSRDFTEMVEEHTKNKANQSKESKEAMMFLKQKMDAAQGFIDAVKQRQNTLMTTMQAIIDLQRPFFLDGDESLLRPMILKDVAERTGLDISTISRVSNSKYVQTNYGIYPLKFFFNDGYVTEDGEEMSVREIRKILKECIDNEDRKKPYTDDELTEILKKKGYPIARRTVAKYRQQLNIPVARLRK; the protein is encoded by the coding sequence ATGGCACAAGGCTCCCGACAGATACAAACCCAAGCGCAGCAGCAGATACAGACGCTGTCACCACAACAGATTCTGGTAGTAAAGCTGTTGGAACTTCCGGCAATAGAGCTGGAAGACCGCGTACGTGCCGAACTTCTGGAAAATCCGGCACTGGAAGAGGGAAAAGATGATACATCCGGCGATGAATATTCCAATACCCCCGATGCAGACTCCAATGCAGAAGATGGTGGAGATACCGATTACGATTCTCTGAGCGACTATCTCAACGAGGATGACATACCCGACTATAAATTACAGGAAAACAACCACAGCAAGGGAGAACAAGCCGAAGAGATACCTTTCTCCGATACGACTTCCTTCTATGAAACCCTGAAAGAACAGCTGGGTGAGCGCAACCTTACCGAACACCAGCGTGAATTGGCCGAATATCTCATCGGCTCATTGGACGACGACGGGCTGCTGCGCAAATCACTGGACAGCATCAGCGATGAGCTTGCCATTTATGCCGGCATCGAAGCCACTACCGGAGAACTGGAAGAAGCATTGAGAATCATTCAGGATTTCGACCCTGCCGGATTGGGAGCCCGCAACTTGCAGGAATGCCTTCTCATCCAGATACGGCGCAAGATAGAACAGCAGCACTTCACTCCCAATCCGATTCTTTATATTGAAGAAGCAATCATTTCCGAATGCTACGAGGATTTCACCCGTAAGCATTGGGACAAAATACAACAGAAACTCGGGCTGGAAGAAGATGCTTTCCAGCAAGCCATAAAAGAAATCTGCAAACTGAATCCGCGTCCGGGAGCGTCTTTGGGTGAAGCTATCGGCAAGAACCTGCAACAAATCGTACCCGATTTTATTGTGGATACCTATGACGACGGCACTATCAACCTGTCGCTCAACAACCGGAATGTTCCCGAACTGCGCATGAGCCGCGATTTCACCGAAATGGTAGAGGAACACACCAAGAACAAGGCAAACCAGTCCAAGGAATCCAAAGAGGCCATGATGTTCCTGAAACAGAAAATGGATGCAGCTCAGGGATTTATCGATGCCGTCAAGCAACGGCAGAATACCCTGATGACTACCATGCAGGCCATCATCGACCTGCAACGCCCTTTCTTTCTCGACGGTGACGAGTCATTGCTTCGCCCTATGATATTGAAAGACGTTGCCGAGCGCACAGGACTCGACATCTCAACCATCTCCCGCGTCAGCAACAGCAAATATGTACAAACCAACTACGGCATCTACCCGCTGAAGTTCTTCTTTAACGATGGATATGTTACGGAAGACGGCGAAGAAATGTCAGTCCGGGAGATACGGAAAATACTCAAGGAATGCATCGACAACGAGGACAGGAAGAAACCCTATACCGATGACGAACTGACCGAGATATTGAAAAAGAAAGGATACCCCATTGCCCGCCGCACCGTAGCCAAATACCGCCAGCAATTAAACATTCCGGTAGCAAGGCTGAGAAAATAG
- the gcvH gene encoding glycine cleavage system protein GcvH: MNFPNDVKYTKEHEWIRLEGDVAYVGITDYAQEQLGDIVFVDIQTVGETLAADEVFGTIEVVKTISDLFLPVAGEVLEQNEALEEQPELVNKDPYGEGWLIKIKPAADADFGRLLDAEAYKALINN; this comes from the coding sequence ATGAATTTTCCTAATGATGTAAAGTACACGAAAGAACATGAATGGATTCGTCTCGAAGGAGATGTAGCTTATGTAGGAATTACCGATTACGCCCAAGAACAATTGGGAGATATCGTATTTGTCGACATCCAAACCGTAGGCGAAACATTGGCAGCCGATGAAGTATTCGGCACCATCGAAGTAGTAAAAACCATTTCCGACCTTTTCCTGCCCGTTGCCGGAGAAGTGCTGGAACAAAACGAAGCATTGGAAGAGCAGCCCGAACTGGTTAACAAAGACCCGTATGGCGAAGGCTGGCTCATCAAAATCAAACCCGCTGCCGATGCAGATTTCGGCAGACTGCTGGATGCAGAAGCATACAAAGCACTGATTAATAATTAG
- the purE gene encoding 5-(carboxyamino)imidazole ribonucleotide mutase, with protein sequence MSPIVSIIMGSTSDLPVMEKAAQLLNDLHVPFEMNALSAHRTPEAVEEFAKGARKRGIKVIIAAAGMAAALPGVIAANTTLPVIGVPIKGSVLDGVDALYSIIQMPPGIPVATVAINGAMNAAILAVQMLALSDKELAEAFTAYKEGLKKKIVKANEDLKEVKYEYKTN encoded by the coding sequence ATGTCTCCAATTGTTAGTATCATCATGGGCAGTACTTCCGACCTTCCTGTCATGGAAAAGGCCGCACAGTTGCTCAACGATTTGCATGTACCGTTCGAAATGAACGCCCTCTCCGCCCACCGTACTCCGGAAGCAGTAGAAGAATTTGCCAAAGGGGCACGTAAACGCGGAATTAAAGTTATTATCGCGGCAGCCGGCATGGCAGCAGCCCTGCCCGGCGTTATTGCAGCCAATACCACACTGCCTGTAATCGGCGTGCCCATAAAAGGCTCCGTACTCGATGGAGTGGATGCGCTTTATTCCATCATTCAGATGCCTCCGGGCATCCCTGTGGCCACCGTAGCCATCAACGGAGCAATGAACGCAGCTATTCTTGCCGTACAAATGCTTGCATTGAGCGACAAGGAACTGGCAGAAGCCTTTACTGCTTATAAAGAAGGTCTGAAAAAGAAAATCGTGAAAGCAAACGAAGACCTGAAAGAAGTTAAATACGAGTATAAAACAAACTGA
- a CDS encoding 4-hydroxy-3-methylbut-2-en-1-yl diphosphate synthase, producing MDIFNYSRRETSEVNIGATPMGGSNPIRIQSMTNTSTQDTDACVAQAKRIVDAGGEYVRLTTQGVKEAENLMNINAALRQDGYMTPLVADVHFNPKVADVAAQYAEKVRINPGNYVDSARTFKHLEYTDEEYAQELRKIRDRFVPFLNICKANHTAIRIGVNHGSLSDRIMSRYGDTPEGMVESCMEFLRICVAEQFMDVVISIKASNTVIMVKTVRLLAHIMEKEGIHFPLHLGVTEAGDGEDGRIKSALGIGALLADGLGDTIRVSLSEAPEAEIPVARKLTDYIVQRRNHPYIPGAVAPEFQYLSPERRATTAVRNIGGENLPVVVAARLDGNMDFNPQFMPDYVYVGRQLPESPTEGIQYIIDADLWEGQANTWPAFKGEQLPFISGCSASLKFLFITYMGLNDEVIAGLKYHPEVVLVAQSNHPNRLGEYRALAHQLMNEGLKNPLVFFQHYAETETENLQIKSAADMGALIIDGLCDGIFLFNQTGKEGDKAIDDKVVDTTAFGILQAGRIRTSKTEYISCPGCGRTLYDLESTIARIKQATSHLKGLKIGIMGCIVNGPGEMADADYGYVGAGRGKISLYKKKECIEKNIPEEEAVEKLIELIRKNGDYTER from the coding sequence GTGGATATATTCAATTATTCCCGACGGGAAACATCAGAAGTGAATATCGGAGCCACCCCTATGGGCGGCTCCAATCCTATCCGCATACAAAGTATGACCAACACTTCCACGCAAGATACCGATGCGTGTGTAGCACAGGCCAAACGTATTGTGGATGCCGGTGGAGAATACGTACGTCTTACCACTCAAGGTGTCAAAGAAGCAGAAAACCTGATGAATATCAACGCAGCCTTACGTCAGGACGGCTACATGACCCCATTGGTGGCCGATGTGCATTTCAACCCGAAAGTAGCAGATGTGGCAGCGCAGTATGCGGAAAAAGTCCGTATCAACCCGGGCAACTACGTAGACTCCGCACGTACTTTCAAGCATCTGGAGTATACCGATGAAGAATATGCACAGGAACTCCGGAAGATACGCGACCGTTTCGTCCCGTTTCTGAATATCTGCAAGGCCAATCACACGGCTATCCGTATCGGTGTGAACCACGGCTCGTTATCCGACCGTATCATGTCGCGCTACGGAGACACTCCCGAAGGCATGGTAGAATCGTGCATGGAGTTTCTGAGAATCTGCGTTGCGGAGCAATTCATGGACGTAGTCATTTCCATCAAAGCATCCAATACGGTAATCATGGTGAAAACCGTACGTTTGCTTGCCCACATCATGGAGAAAGAAGGGATACACTTCCCCTTGCACCTCGGTGTGACGGAAGCCGGTGACGGTGAGGACGGACGCATCAAATCGGCCTTAGGCATAGGTGCTTTGCTGGCAGACGGGTTGGGTGATACCATCCGCGTATCTTTAAGTGAAGCTCCCGAAGCAGAAATTCCTGTTGCCCGGAAATTGACGGACTATATTGTACAACGCCGTAACCACCCTTACATACCGGGTGCTGTAGCTCCCGAATTCCAGTACTTGTCTCCTGAACGCAGAGCCACGACAGCCGTGCGCAATATAGGCGGAGAAAACCTTCCCGTTGTCGTTGCCGCACGCTTGGACGGCAATATGGATTTCAATCCGCAGTTTATGCCCGACTATGTATACGTGGGCCGTCAACTGCCCGAATCTCCCACCGAAGGCATACAATACATTATCGATGCCGACCTTTGGGAAGGACAAGCCAACACATGGCCTGCATTTAAAGGCGAACAGCTGCCGTTTATCAGCGGATGCAGCGCATCACTGAAATTTCTGTTTATCACCTATATGGGATTGAACGACGAAGTAATTGCCGGACTGAAATACCACCCGGAAGTGGTACTTGTCGCACAAAGCAACCATCCCAACAGACTGGGTGAATACCGTGCATTGGCGCACCAACTGATGAATGAAGGATTAAAGAATCCACTTGTCTTCTTCCAGCATTACGCTGAGACTGAAACTGAAAATCTGCAAATCAAATCGGCTGCTGATATGGGAGCACTCATCATCGACGGGCTCTGCGACGGTATTTTCCTTTTCAACCAAACCGGCAAGGAAGGCGATAAGGCGATAGACGACAAGGTTGTAGACACCACGGCTTTCGGTATCCTGCAGGCAGGACGCATCCGTACCAGCAAAACCGAATACATATCCTGTCCGGGGTGCGGCCGTACGCTCTACGACCTCGAAAGCACCATTGCCCGCATCAAGCAAGCTACATCACACCTGAAAGGACTCAAAATCGGAATCATGGGTTGCATAGTCAACGGTCCCGGTGAAATGGCCGATGCCGATTACGGATATGTAGGTGCAGGACGGGGCAAAATCAGCCTGTATAAGAAAAAGGAGTGTATCGAAAAGAATATCCCCGAAGAGGAAGCCGTAGAAAAGCTGATTGAACTTATCAGAAAGAACGGAGATTATACCGAGCGGTAG